From the genome of Nasonia vitripennis strain AsymCx chromosome 1, Nvit_psr_1.1, whole genome shotgun sequence, one region includes:
- the LOC100114713 gene encoding TATA element modulatory factor isoform X2 has protein sequence MSWFDTSGFASLAKTALKEAQKTIDKALDIKDEDQKQPTAQLASSSSDFFDSWGVQGEEDNQDKESSTSQKQQSTSIWGSFTGSFFENPKDDMTAIAVKRAESYKDSADNIDKFQSSLVSSKSLPESLSERTGSKNLLDSAIVQSTTDPDFTTITSSKSGSSEEFISEASTSENVSGKQSSLSKSQDPSSKTDDTNTSAKSSEDTRPSIVEASEAKKSSVVSRKKEQATTHSLNRLSVLSAESDKKSSESVEVLGSQSGTSTDCTNSPDSDVNSLSASVGPKVNSESVEVLPDSSVTSPSSVEVLGDWKSDESPYMSPMDEKLFETSITPTPGDVMDSSFFNESSIDGEDIKSSTSTLEGSQQAGSSIASRSTYLGISRTSKELCASSTSLTSPESVEVLTGEADDVDEVSLADDSYTSASESTLLTIMESLHQQQQQQEKQMHDSCPDSRQTMSGSAGSDYPLNVSLDSLKEKSSLAGLHLPIEAITKQPIRKSDAGKQELDNPFDRIKSSTIEPAPEPPIAKKSEDNLDKSGGSEQYLLLTDSSCEETLVESSSEDNANVSAEIVKQQEQQQPLTASSYVKNMLADAMSEKTELTEIERHCAEVLPRENSPISSESRSDLVKIGSDQTSGHTSGDELETTTSSDIEIISSPNGDSSSTQSRQSPAKLLLCKSSDLLTKTLKTRGHSRELSEISIGSDDANLEIERLLRRIREMTEILEARESKLIEVSRINMELHEQNSSLKKQLDNVEKHAEHSQDLTQITEEYTQRLSALERKFQQAIRERDALRKSLEQMRQEAATRLSSAEISNINAEKDEIIKELREEGEKLSKQQLQHSNIIKKLRAKEKENDALIKSQKEQLEEQTTELERLKRSLYAKEEVERSQIEAVHTLTAKCKKQEKEILSLTEQLDHVTNKMEAYKKSFDAAKSELLETKEKLTDAEEELKLAIENAGESHQLTAQVEDLKVKLRQAEESHIKKEKTLKQENMDLLKRLEAAESRSEEMSESVSQATKPLLRQLEQVQSSLSHKTSLYMRQEEMMTEKIADLQAKLESISEMNRSLGEENTNLKSRCSVLEMKINAKTADHKKLDETLESLKEQNKNLAEENEVHKQAMKMLEEAHATEIKELKREISSLESKISMEKAAAEAEKRKNNAALEQQTVDEELRYSPTLSIERDSVSSANSIWPAFNDAMFESGSGRFPNVYDSFRSGTNSTSMFENLQAQLKQREGEVQQLQWELSRRNAERDALNTEVSSLASKVEDLNSTVGQMETIKESLNDIQTKYDALLQMYGEKVEENQELRLDLEDVKEMYKTQIDQLLKRDL, from the exons ATGAGTTGGTTCGACACATCAGGGTTTGCCAGTCTGGCCAAGACAGCGCTGAAAGAGGCGCAGAAAACCATAGACAAGGCTTTGGATATAAAAGATGAAGATCAAAAGCAACCAACAGCACAGCTAGCGAGCAGCTCTTCAGATTTCTTTGACTCCTGGGGAGTCCAAGGTGAAGAGGATAATCAAGATAAAGAGTCAAGTACTAGTCAGAAACAGCAGAGCACCAGCATCTGGGGCAGTTTCACAGGGTCATTTTTTGAGAATCCAAAGGATGATATGACTGCCATAGCTGTAAAACGAGCTGAGTCCTACAAGGACTCGGCAGACAATATTGATAAGTTTCAGTCCTCTCTTGTCTCATCAAAGTCTCTTCCGGAAAGCTTATCTGAAAGAACAGGAAGCAAGAATTTACTGGACAGTGCCATTGTTCAATCTACGACAGATCCAGATTTTACTACAATAACCAGTTCTAAGTCAGGTAGTTCAGAGGAATTCATTAGTGAAG catccacAAGTGAAAATGTCTCAGGAAAGCAAAGTAGTTTGTCTAAATCTCAAGATCCATCCAGTAAAACTGATGATACCAATACCAGTGCCAAGTCTTCTGAAGACACCAGGCCGAGTATTGTtgaggcaagcgaagcaaagAAGAGCAGTGTAGTTTCCAGAAAAAAGGAACAGGCCACTACTCATTCTTTGAATCGATTATCTGTACTGTCAGCAGAGAGCGATAAAAAGAGCTCTGAAAGCGTTGAAGTTCTGGGATCTCAGTCTGGTACAAGCACAGATTGCACCAACAGTCCAGACTCAGACGTGAACTCACTAAGTGCTTCGGTAGGTCCCAAGGTTAACTCAGAGTCTGTAGAGGTACTACCTGATAGTTCTGTGACGTCGCCTAGTTCAGTGGAAGTACTAGGCGATTGGAAAAGCGATGAAAGCCCTTATATGTCGCCCATGGACGAAAAACTTTTTGAGACGTCTATCACGCCGACTCCTGGAGACGTAATGGATAGCTCTTTTTTCAACGAATCCTCGATCGACGGAG AGGACATAAAGAGCTCAACCAGCACATTAGAGGGTTCTCAACAGGCGGGTAGCAGCATCGCTTCGCGAAGCACGTACCTAGGCATTAGCCGAACGTCTAAGGAGCTGTGCGCATCGTCAACGAGTCTGACCTCTCCTGAGAGCGTGGAGGTGCTGACCGGCGAGGCTGACGACGTGGATGAGGTGAGTCTCGCTGATGACTCGTACACCTCTGCCTCGGAGAGTACTCTCCTAACTATCATGGAGTCGCTGcatcagcaacagcagcaacaagaGAAGCAAATGCACGACTCTTGTCCAGACTCTAGACAGACCATGTCAGGTAGTGCTGGTTCCGACTACCCGCTCAACGTAAGTCTTGACTCTCTGAAGGAAAAATCAAGCCTAGCTGGACTTCATTTACCTATCGAAGCCATCACCAAGCAGCCTATCCGTAAGTCCGATGCCGGTAAGCAGGAACTAGACAACCCCTTCGACCGAATCAAGTCTTCTACGATAGAGCCAGCACCTGAACCACCAATCGCGAAAAAATCTGAAGACAACTTGGATAAGAGCGGTGGCAGCGAGCAGTACCTTCTCCTCACCGACTCGAGCTGCGAAGAAACTCTGGTAGAGAGCAGCTCCGAGGATAACGCTAATGTCTCTGCTGAAATTGTGAAGCAACAGGAGCAACAACAGCCTTTAACTGCCAGCTCATACGTTAAGAACATGCTGGCGGATGCTATGTCCGAGAAGACCGAGCTCACGGAGATCGAGAGGCATTGTGCTGAGGTGCTGCCCCGCGAGAATTCTCCAATTTCTTCCGAAAGTCGATCGGACCTGGTGAAAATCGGATCGGACCAGACTAGCGGCCATACGAGTGGCGACGAACTCGAAACGACGACGTCCAGCGACATCGAGATAATATCTAG tccTAACGGTGATTCGAGCTCGACACAGTCACGCCAAAGCCCAGCAAAGCTATTGTTGTGCAAAAGCTCGGATCTGCTGACGAAGACGCTCAAGACTCGCGGTCATTCGCGGGAGCTCAGCGAGATAAGCATTGGTTCGGACGATGCGAACCTCGAGATCGAGCGGTTACTTAGGAGAATCCGCGAAATGACAGAAATTTTGGAGGCACGTGAGTCCAAGCTCATCGAGGTCAGCAGAATCAATATGGAGCTGCACGAGCAGAATTCCAGTCTCAAAAA ACAACTAGATAACGTGGAGAAACACGCAGAACACAGTCAGGACTTGACTCAGATAACGGAAGAATACACACAGCGGTTGTCAGCTTTGGAGCGCAAGTTCCAGCAGGCGATTCGAGAAAGAGATGCGTTGAGAAAGAGCCTCGAGCAGATGAGACAGGAGGCGGCGACTCGACTCTCGTCCGCCGAGATTTCAAATATCAACGCTGAAAAGGATGAAATTATCAAGGAGCTACgcgaagagggagagaaactCAGCAAACAGCAACTTCAGCACAGTAACATAATTAAGAAGCTGAGAGCTAAGGAAAAAGAGAACGATGCCttaattaaaagtcaaaa AGAACAACTAGAAGAACAAACTACGGAATTGGAAAGATTAAAGCGTTCGCTCTATGCCAAAGAGGAGGTCGAACGAAGTCAAATTGAGGCAGTGCACACATTGACTGCTAAGTGTAAAAAACAAGAGAAAGAGATTTTGAGCTTGACCGAGCAACTCGATCACGTTACCAATAAGATGGAagcttataaaaaaagtttcgatgCAGCAAAATC agAACTATTGGAAACCAAGGAGAAACTGACTGATGCCGAAGAAGAATTGAAACTAGCTATCGAAAATGCTGGTGAATCACATCAACTTACAGCTCAAGTTGAAGATTTAAAAGTCAAACTCAGACAAGCAGAAGAAAGTCACATCAA GAAAGAGAAAACTCTAAAGCAGGAAAATATGGATCTGTTAAAGCGCTTAGAAGCTGCAGAATCTCGTAGCGAAGAGATGTCAGAGTCTGTATCCCAGGCAACAAAACCTCTATTACGCCAACTAGAGCAAGTTCAGTCGAGCCTGTCGCACAAGACAAGCTTATATATGCGGCAGGAAGAAATGATGACCGAAAAGATCGCTGATCTGCAGGCCAAATTGGAATCGATCAGCGAAATGAACCGATCACTCGGAGAAGAAAATACTAATCTTAAGTCGAGATGTTCTGTGCTTGAGATGAAAATCAACGCTAAGACTGCTGACCACAAGAAACTTGATGAGACACTTGAATCACTCAAAGAGCAGAATAAGAATCTTGCAGAGGAAAATGAAGT GCACAAGCAAGCAATGAAAATGCTTGAAGAAGCCCATGCAACTGAAATTAAAGAACTCAAGAGAGAAATTTCATCGTTGGAGAGTAAAATTTCAATGGAAAAAGCAGCCGCTGAAGCAGAAAAGCGTAAGAATAATGCTGCTCTAGAACAACAAACTGTTGACGAGGAGCTACGATACAGTCCAACTTTGAGTATTGAAAGAGATTCAGTTAGCAGTGCAAACAGTATTTGGCCAGCG ttcAACGATGCGATGTTCGAAAGTGGCTCTGGTAGATTCCCAAACGTTTACGATAGCTTTAGATCCGGAACAAATAGCACATCGATGTTCGAAAATCTTCAAGCACAATTAAAACAAAGAGAAG gTGAAGTTCAACAGTTACAGTGGGAGTTGTCACGTCGAAACGCTGAACGAGATGCGTTAAACACAGAAGTTTCTTCGTTGGCTTCGAAAGTCGAAGATCTAAACTCTACAGTTGGTCAGATGGAGACGATAAAAGAAAGTCTCAATGATATTCAAACCAAATACGACGCATTACTGCAAATGTATGGTGAGAAAGTGGAAGAAAATCAAGAACTGCGACTTGACCTGGAAGATGTGAAAGAAATGTACAAGACTCAAATTGATCAGCTGCTAAAGCGAGATCTCTGA
- the LOC100114713 gene encoding TATA element modulatory factor isoform X1, whose protein sequence is MSWFDTSGFASLAKTALKEAQKTIDKALDIKDEDQKQPTAQLASSSSDFFDSWGVQGEEDNQDKESSTSQKQQSTSIWGSFTGSFFENPKDDMTAIAVKRAESYKDSADNIDKFQSSLVSSKSLPESLSERTGSKNLLDSAIVQSTTDPDFTTITSSKSGSSEEFISEASTSENVSGKQSSLSKSQDPSSKTDDTNTSAKSSEDTRPSIVEASEAKKSSVVSRKKEQATTHSLNRLSVLSAESDKKSSESVEVLGSQSGTSTDCTNSPDSDVNSLSASVGPKVNSESVEVLPDSSVTSPSSVEVLGDWKSDESPYMSPMDEKLFETSITPTPGDVMDSSFFNESSIDGEDIKSSTSTLEGSQQAGSSIASRSTYLGISRTSKELCASSTSLTSPESVEVLTGEADDVDEVSLADDSYTSASESTLLTIMESLHQQQQQQEKQMHDSCPDSRQTMSGSAGSDYPLNVSLDSLKEKSSLAGLHLPIEAITKQPIRKSDAGKQELDNPFDRIKSSTIEPAPEPPIAKKSEDNLDKSGGSEQYLLLTDSSCEETLVESSSEDNANVSAEIVKQQEQQQPLTASSYVKNMLADAMSEKTELTEIERHCAEVLPRENSPISSESRSDLVKIGSDQTSGHTSGDELETTTSSDIEIISRYSPNGDSSSTQSRQSPAKLLLCKSSDLLTKTLKTRGHSRELSEISIGSDDANLEIERLLRRIREMTEILEARESKLIEVSRINMELHEQNSSLKKQLDNVEKHAEHSQDLTQITEEYTQRLSALERKFQQAIRERDALRKSLEQMRQEAATRLSSAEISNINAEKDEIIKELREEGEKLSKQQLQHSNIIKKLRAKEKENDALIKSQKEQLEEQTTELERLKRSLYAKEEVERSQIEAVHTLTAKCKKQEKEILSLTEQLDHVTNKMEAYKKSFDAAKSELLETKEKLTDAEEELKLAIENAGESHQLTAQVEDLKVKLRQAEESHIKKEKTLKQENMDLLKRLEAAESRSEEMSESVSQATKPLLRQLEQVQSSLSHKTSLYMRQEEMMTEKIADLQAKLESISEMNRSLGEENTNLKSRCSVLEMKINAKTADHKKLDETLESLKEQNKNLAEENEVHKQAMKMLEEAHATEIKELKREISSLESKISMEKAAAEAEKRKNNAALEQQTVDEELRYSPTLSIERDSVSSANSIWPAFNDAMFESGSGRFPNVYDSFRSGTNSTSMFENLQAQLKQREGEVQQLQWELSRRNAERDALNTEVSSLASKVEDLNSTVGQMETIKESLNDIQTKYDALLQMYGEKVEENQELRLDLEDVKEMYKTQIDQLLKRDL, encoded by the exons ATGAGTTGGTTCGACACATCAGGGTTTGCCAGTCTGGCCAAGACAGCGCTGAAAGAGGCGCAGAAAACCATAGACAAGGCTTTGGATATAAAAGATGAAGATCAAAAGCAACCAACAGCACAGCTAGCGAGCAGCTCTTCAGATTTCTTTGACTCCTGGGGAGTCCAAGGTGAAGAGGATAATCAAGATAAAGAGTCAAGTACTAGTCAGAAACAGCAGAGCACCAGCATCTGGGGCAGTTTCACAGGGTCATTTTTTGAGAATCCAAAGGATGATATGACTGCCATAGCTGTAAAACGAGCTGAGTCCTACAAGGACTCGGCAGACAATATTGATAAGTTTCAGTCCTCTCTTGTCTCATCAAAGTCTCTTCCGGAAAGCTTATCTGAAAGAACAGGAAGCAAGAATTTACTGGACAGTGCCATTGTTCAATCTACGACAGATCCAGATTTTACTACAATAACCAGTTCTAAGTCAGGTAGTTCAGAGGAATTCATTAGTGAAG catccacAAGTGAAAATGTCTCAGGAAAGCAAAGTAGTTTGTCTAAATCTCAAGATCCATCCAGTAAAACTGATGATACCAATACCAGTGCCAAGTCTTCTGAAGACACCAGGCCGAGTATTGTtgaggcaagcgaagcaaagAAGAGCAGTGTAGTTTCCAGAAAAAAGGAACAGGCCACTACTCATTCTTTGAATCGATTATCTGTACTGTCAGCAGAGAGCGATAAAAAGAGCTCTGAAAGCGTTGAAGTTCTGGGATCTCAGTCTGGTACAAGCACAGATTGCACCAACAGTCCAGACTCAGACGTGAACTCACTAAGTGCTTCGGTAGGTCCCAAGGTTAACTCAGAGTCTGTAGAGGTACTACCTGATAGTTCTGTGACGTCGCCTAGTTCAGTGGAAGTACTAGGCGATTGGAAAAGCGATGAAAGCCCTTATATGTCGCCCATGGACGAAAAACTTTTTGAGACGTCTATCACGCCGACTCCTGGAGACGTAATGGATAGCTCTTTTTTCAACGAATCCTCGATCGACGGAG AGGACATAAAGAGCTCAACCAGCACATTAGAGGGTTCTCAACAGGCGGGTAGCAGCATCGCTTCGCGAAGCACGTACCTAGGCATTAGCCGAACGTCTAAGGAGCTGTGCGCATCGTCAACGAGTCTGACCTCTCCTGAGAGCGTGGAGGTGCTGACCGGCGAGGCTGACGACGTGGATGAGGTGAGTCTCGCTGATGACTCGTACACCTCTGCCTCGGAGAGTACTCTCCTAACTATCATGGAGTCGCTGcatcagcaacagcagcaacaagaGAAGCAAATGCACGACTCTTGTCCAGACTCTAGACAGACCATGTCAGGTAGTGCTGGTTCCGACTACCCGCTCAACGTAAGTCTTGACTCTCTGAAGGAAAAATCAAGCCTAGCTGGACTTCATTTACCTATCGAAGCCATCACCAAGCAGCCTATCCGTAAGTCCGATGCCGGTAAGCAGGAACTAGACAACCCCTTCGACCGAATCAAGTCTTCTACGATAGAGCCAGCACCTGAACCACCAATCGCGAAAAAATCTGAAGACAACTTGGATAAGAGCGGTGGCAGCGAGCAGTACCTTCTCCTCACCGACTCGAGCTGCGAAGAAACTCTGGTAGAGAGCAGCTCCGAGGATAACGCTAATGTCTCTGCTGAAATTGTGAAGCAACAGGAGCAACAACAGCCTTTAACTGCCAGCTCATACGTTAAGAACATGCTGGCGGATGCTATGTCCGAGAAGACCGAGCTCACGGAGATCGAGAGGCATTGTGCTGAGGTGCTGCCCCGCGAGAATTCTCCAATTTCTTCCGAAAGTCGATCGGACCTGGTGAAAATCGGATCGGACCAGACTAGCGGCCATACGAGTGGCGACGAACTCGAAACGACGACGTCCAGCGACATCGAGATAATATCTAGGTACAG tccTAACGGTGATTCGAGCTCGACACAGTCACGCCAAAGCCCAGCAAAGCTATTGTTGTGCAAAAGCTCGGATCTGCTGACGAAGACGCTCAAGACTCGCGGTCATTCGCGGGAGCTCAGCGAGATAAGCATTGGTTCGGACGATGCGAACCTCGAGATCGAGCGGTTACTTAGGAGAATCCGCGAAATGACAGAAATTTTGGAGGCACGTGAGTCCAAGCTCATCGAGGTCAGCAGAATCAATATGGAGCTGCACGAGCAGAATTCCAGTCTCAAAAA ACAACTAGATAACGTGGAGAAACACGCAGAACACAGTCAGGACTTGACTCAGATAACGGAAGAATACACACAGCGGTTGTCAGCTTTGGAGCGCAAGTTCCAGCAGGCGATTCGAGAAAGAGATGCGTTGAGAAAGAGCCTCGAGCAGATGAGACAGGAGGCGGCGACTCGACTCTCGTCCGCCGAGATTTCAAATATCAACGCTGAAAAGGATGAAATTATCAAGGAGCTACgcgaagagggagagaaactCAGCAAACAGCAACTTCAGCACAGTAACATAATTAAGAAGCTGAGAGCTAAGGAAAAAGAGAACGATGCCttaattaaaagtcaaaa AGAACAACTAGAAGAACAAACTACGGAATTGGAAAGATTAAAGCGTTCGCTCTATGCCAAAGAGGAGGTCGAACGAAGTCAAATTGAGGCAGTGCACACATTGACTGCTAAGTGTAAAAAACAAGAGAAAGAGATTTTGAGCTTGACCGAGCAACTCGATCACGTTACCAATAAGATGGAagcttataaaaaaagtttcgatgCAGCAAAATC agAACTATTGGAAACCAAGGAGAAACTGACTGATGCCGAAGAAGAATTGAAACTAGCTATCGAAAATGCTGGTGAATCACATCAACTTACAGCTCAAGTTGAAGATTTAAAAGTCAAACTCAGACAAGCAGAAGAAAGTCACATCAA GAAAGAGAAAACTCTAAAGCAGGAAAATATGGATCTGTTAAAGCGCTTAGAAGCTGCAGAATCTCGTAGCGAAGAGATGTCAGAGTCTGTATCCCAGGCAACAAAACCTCTATTACGCCAACTAGAGCAAGTTCAGTCGAGCCTGTCGCACAAGACAAGCTTATATATGCGGCAGGAAGAAATGATGACCGAAAAGATCGCTGATCTGCAGGCCAAATTGGAATCGATCAGCGAAATGAACCGATCACTCGGAGAAGAAAATACTAATCTTAAGTCGAGATGTTCTGTGCTTGAGATGAAAATCAACGCTAAGACTGCTGACCACAAGAAACTTGATGAGACACTTGAATCACTCAAAGAGCAGAATAAGAATCTTGCAGAGGAAAATGAAGT GCACAAGCAAGCAATGAAAATGCTTGAAGAAGCCCATGCAACTGAAATTAAAGAACTCAAGAGAGAAATTTCATCGTTGGAGAGTAAAATTTCAATGGAAAAAGCAGCCGCTGAAGCAGAAAAGCGTAAGAATAATGCTGCTCTAGAACAACAAACTGTTGACGAGGAGCTACGATACAGTCCAACTTTGAGTATTGAAAGAGATTCAGTTAGCAGTGCAAACAGTATTTGGCCAGCG ttcAACGATGCGATGTTCGAAAGTGGCTCTGGTAGATTCCCAAACGTTTACGATAGCTTTAGATCCGGAACAAATAGCACATCGATGTTCGAAAATCTTCAAGCACAATTAAAACAAAGAGAAG gTGAAGTTCAACAGTTACAGTGGGAGTTGTCACGTCGAAACGCTGAACGAGATGCGTTAAACACAGAAGTTTCTTCGTTGGCTTCGAAAGTCGAAGATCTAAACTCTACAGTTGGTCAGATGGAGACGATAAAAGAAAGTCTCAATGATATTCAAACCAAATACGACGCATTACTGCAAATGTATGGTGAGAAAGTGGAAGAAAATCAAGAACTGCGACTTGACCTGGAAGATGTGAAAGAAATGTACAAGACTCAAATTGATCAGCTGCTAAAGCGAGATCTCTGA